Genomic window (Vidua macroura isolate BioBank_ID:100142 chromosome 3, ASM2450914v1, whole genome shotgun sequence):
AATTTAAATTCACATATGCTCTGAGAGAATTTGTTGAAATTACAATACTTACTATAATTAGCATTTTCATTCAGGCAAccaatgcaataaaaaaaaaaaaagtataaagcTTTCTCAGTAAGATGAACCACTTGACCAGTCACTAACACCAAGCCCCTTCATTTTCCTTGTACATAAAAAAGATATTCCACAATTCCCAGTCCCTTGGGGACCCAGGCAGGAAAGATGCTCCTGCACAATTCTCTGGCAGGAGATAGCAGTTCAGAACTCCTCAATTCCCATGATTCCAAGCCATTTCTTGACTTCTGTCTTCTTAAACCACAGAGTGGAAAACTGGTATCATCAAATCTCACCCGACTGCTGGGACAGGAAGAGCAGACCACGCAACTGGTGTTCTTAAGATGCACTTTTGAAACTCTACCAGTGTTAGGACTTGGAAATATATTTCAAGTCAAGTCAAGCCACAGAATGACAAAGCCTCAAGCCAAAAGTCCATCTGCCAGGGGCAAGAGCACTTCTGTACTCTCAGGAAGAGGAAGTGCTTCAGAAACCACCAGCTTAGTGAGGAAAGCTTGAGAGGTtaagaaaaaactgaaaaagaactttactagcaattattttcttcatatgtACATATACagtttgacaaaaaaaaaaaaaaaaaaaaaaaaagaaaagaaattcagaCTTCTCTTTAAGAATCCTTGgattcaaatatatatatttattaaaaagagaCATTGACTCTATGGCCAAGACATTATGTCTCAAAACAGGTTTTTACAGCCATGTTATAAAAACCCCTTAGCAAAGCAGTTATGCACTAGACTTCAAACACATGTACTCCAAGAATGACACTGGTGTGGAGGATATTGTTTTACATCCATTTATTTTTGTCCCTCAGCAATTATAGCATAGTTTCAATACATTTCTAAAGTTATAGAGAAATACCAGGGCAACTAGAGTACATACAAGTCAAAGTTAAAATGGTAGATagctgaattaaaaaacaaaaaaaaaaacagaaaaaaaaaaacccaaacaaaacaaaaagaagtatGCATTCAGCAGGAAATCTACTATACTTAATTCAGTTTAGGCTTTGTTCTTTAGGGAACAAGGTGCTAACGTGCCATTTTCTCATAAAATGAATCATAATTGCTTCCAAAGAGTTTCTGCTGAAAATGGTGGAAGCAAATAAGTGTAATACTAAACTTTCTCCTATAAACTTAGAAGCAACACTTTCTTGAATCAATTTCCACCCTCCAAACaccactgctgcttttcttacATGAACTCAGTGTTGTATTAAGGCATAATTGCCCTGAGCAATATGCTGGAAATTAGCCAAAAAAGCCTAACAATTAAAGGCAAGCaccaagtaatttttctttttattgacaCATTTTGAAATCTGCTCTGAAACTCACCTGTACTTGGGAGTAgcacttgaggaaaaaaaagaaaatattgcttttaattACTTTAAGTAGAATGGCAGTGTTAAgtttcccccttctccttccaggCTAGAGTTTTCAAGACAATCATCGAGGTACCAAAGCAGGACCAGCATACCAAGATCTGAGTGGGACATCTGTTCAAGAGCTTAATTTTTAAGCAACTCAGCATAAAAATTTCAGTGCCCCACCCTAAGCAATTCAAATTAAATCTTATTTTCCTCAAGAGGCAAGATACTCATACGCTGGATACCTCTGGTCTTAAAAGCAAGATGGAGCCTGGACAGGAGAATCATATACTGTACATGCTCAGACTGCCTTCCAGTCTTCTTTGTAAAGCCAGAAAAGCCTACAAATTACCTGGTGCACTGCACACTTTCTCTGTAAAATGCACAGTATTACAGAGTCCAAGATCCAGGAAGGTACTTTTCAAAGCTAGTGCTAACAGCACACATGACTGTCTCTGTACAAATTTAGGCAATCCTGGCTAGTCCCTTTAAGCTAGCAGAGTATCCATAAAAGAAAGACAACCAAATTATACATTttattcacatttatttttcgCTTTTAGTGTGCTCACAGAAAATTAGAACACCTTAAGCAGGAGTTTAATAGCAATTTTTGTAAGCAAAGTTACATTCCATCTCTAAGTCAAATTGGTCAAAGCTTCTCCAGTATTTACAAAAACATGATAGACAAGAtgctacacaaaaaaaaaaaaaaaaaaaaaaaacattgcatCTGAAgagttttcctttattttcaaagacaactggaaaagaaagcattGTCTGCTGTAATCAAAAACATACCACAGTATAAACAGTAACCATTCCACTTATCACAGCTTGGTTGAGTTTAAAATTTGTGTTTAAAAGGTCCAAGATGACTGCAGTTTTACAAAAATGGGCAGGGTGGAAAGAGTTGCAAACTTCATGTGCTTCTGGATAtcaagatttgttttttttatacaATAGTCACAGTTAAAAACACCCTGCTGGTAATACATAATTACACTTTATTAAGGTCATAAACCAGCAATAAACAATAAAGCCTATACAACTTGTATTTCTACTTAATCACTGACTGATACAGCTAACATGAGATAAGTGAAAAGTTCCTATGGTTTAAATGAATTTCTAAGACTATGATCTCTTTATCTGggtattgatttttattttttattttttttttcctttttcctttccttcttaaTCAAGACTTGTAGTGTTGTAAACCTTATAGAACATCTGCCTCACAAAATACATCGTaataactttcttttaaaaaaaagactaaCCCCTTACATCATTTCTGGCGGGGCGCGCTCCCAGCAAGGGCTGCGCGCCCCGGGTTCCCCACTGCGGCCCCTGTCACTTCATTTGATATCCCTTATTGACCCACCCATCTCCTTCATATATGGGCATGTCCATAGACCGATCGGCAAAAGTTTTATAATATGAAGAGAGTTGCGAagtatgaaattaaaaaataaacgaacaaaataaaaaatagcaaaaaaccaacgggaaaaaaaaaccgaaccaaccaaaacaaaacattaatactgatgaaaaaaaaaacccaaaaaaaccaaaatacaatGGATGGGAGAGGAAGGCGGAGAGGAGCCCCCCTCCGCCCGTTGGAATGGCGGCAACATATAACGATTTGAGATGGGAGCTGCggggggagagaaaaaaaagaaacgaGACATCTTTTAAATCAATCCCTGGTTGTAGACAAGTTCTCCGAGACCAGTACCTGGCACCACTCCAAAAACAAACAGGGGGGAAGAAAAGTCCGTCGGCGAGGTGCGGCGGCGGCGCTTACTACTCCGCCGACTCGGCGGCGGGTCCCTCCGGACTGCTCTCGGCGGGGGGCTCCTGCCGCGCCGGCTCCTCCGCGGGGGCCGCCTCCTGCTCGCCGCTGCCCGCCTCGCTCGTGGCGGCGCCGGCACCCGCCGCCTCCTCCGCCGCCTTCGCCTTCCCCTCCGCTGCCGGCTGAGGCGGCTGCTGCTCCTCGGCCACCGCCGATGCCGGGGCCTCTTCTCCCGCCGCCTTCTCGGGGGCGGCCTCGTCCGATTTGGCCTCCTGCGAGTCCCCCGCCTCCTCCTTCGCCGCCTCGGCGCTGCCGGCCACGCACGCCTCCTCGGCGGCCGCCTTGCCCTCCTCGCTGCCCGCCGCCTCGGgggccgccgcctcctccttcCCGCCCTCCGCCGCCGCGGTGGAGGCGCCGCCCTCGCCCTCGGCCCCCTCGCCGGCCTCCTTCTTATTCTTCTTGAAGGAGAAGCCGCTGAGCTTAAAGGACTTCTTGAAGGAAAAgcgcttctttttttttttcggggTCTCGCTGCTGGACGAGGGGGTCGCGCCCTCCTCAGTCTTGGGGGAGGACTCGCCCTCCGCCGGGGAGGCCGGCTCGGTGCTCTCCGCCTCTCCCGCCTCCTTCTCGGAGGCGGGCTCCGACGAGGCCGCCTCCTCTTTGCCCGTCTCCTCGGCGGGCGCGCTGCCGTTCGCCTGTACCTCCTCCTTGCCCGCCTCCGCCGCCGCGGGGGAGGCGTCGCCGTTCACCTTCAAGTGGCCGTTCTCCTGCAAGACAAGGACCAACGTTACCGGCGGTACCCGGGGGGGTCGCGGGGCGCCGCCGCCCTCGCCCTCCCCGCCCGCCGGCCTCGCCTCGCCGCTTCCCGCGGTTCGAAGCTCCGCGCTCTCGCCGGGCCGGGCGCCCCCAGCGGCGGGCGGAGCGCGCGGCGGCCGCCAGAGGGCGCCCCGGCTCCACGCAgcggcggccgcgccgcgctcccccgcCCTCGGCGCGCCCCGTCcaagcggcggcggcggcgcggggcggggaaGGCGA
Coding sequences:
- the MARCKS gene encoding myristoylated alanine-rich C-kinase substrate codes for the protein MGAQFSKTAAKGEASAEKPGEAVAASPSKANGQENGHLKVNGDASPAAAEAGKEEVQANGSAPAEETGKEEAASSEPASEKEAGEAESTEPASPAEGESSPKTEEGATPSSSSETPKKKKKRFSFKKSFKLSGFSFKKNKKEAGEGAEGEGGASTAAAEGGKEEAAAPEAAGSEEGKAAAEEACVAGSAEAAKEEAGDSQEAKSDEAAPEKAAGEEAPASAVAEEQQPPQPAAEGKAKAAEEAAGAGAATSEAGSGEQEAAPAEEPARQEPPAESSPEGPAAESAE